In bacterium, a single genomic region encodes these proteins:
- the rsxE gene encoding electron transport complex subunit RsxE, protein MAPKNRSLGYEFIKGLFRENPVLVQLLGLCSVLAVSNTVINSISMGLSVLFVLFFSSFVVGLIKDFVPNEVRIPVFIIVIATFVTIADLFLKAKFPDISKALGPYIPLIVVNCIIMGRQEAFTRRNKLIASLMDALGMSFGYIIAIVAMGAIRELLGFGSIFGYKVFGTWYKPILVMILPPGAFLTLAILIGFMNFVTKKE, encoded by the coding sequence ATGGCTCCTAAAAACAGAAGTCTTGGGTATGAATTTATTAAAGGCCTTTTTAGAGAAAACCCAGTCCTTGTTCAGCTCCTGGGTCTTTGTTCAGTACTTGCGGTTTCCAACACTGTTATAAACAGTATTTCGATGGGGCTATCTGTACTCTTTGTTCTATTTTTCTCTTCCTTCGTAGTTGGGCTTATAAAGGATTTTGTGCCCAATGAAGTAAGGATCCCCGTGTTTATTATTGTGATTGCTACCTTTGTTACCATTGCAGACCTGTTTTTAAAGGCGAAGTTTCCTGATATTTCAAAAGCCCTTGGGCCATACATTCCTCTAATTGTTGTGAATTGTATAATAATGGGTAGACAGGAGGCCTTCACAAGAAGGAACAAGCTTATCGCATCTTTGATGGACGCACTCGGAATGAGCTTTGGCTACATCATCGCGATTGTTGCAATGGGAGCCATTCGAGAACTCTTGGGCTTTGGTTCGATTTTTGGATACAAGGTTTTTGGGACGTGGTATAAGCCTATCCTTGTAATGATTCTACCTCCTGGTGCGTTTTTAACTCTTGCGATTTTGATTGGGTTTATGAACTTTGTAACTAAAAAGGAATAG
- a CDS encoding FMN-binding protein: protein KEALLAVLNGTSGYEEVKINDRTFIFTARDEEGKIIGYGVMIEGSGFQGPIKIMVGFNTDASEVTGIEILENVETPGLGNRIVEDWFKKQFTGTTPPIEVLKGKAPENRSQIQAITGATISSKSVVKIVNDAAQILKNYISGGGTSCKEEELETSFSNCFPHTRLEKVENYYLIKGTDKELVGYGVISKALGYSDTVTIFLAVDKDMKKILGVIPLSGEVMSERTRFEGFFRSLNNKDLPLRLSDVDVVSGATVTQDAVVSAVNKGFEILKKEIR from the coding sequence GAAGGAGGCACTTCTTGCTGTTTTGAATGGAACCTCTGGTTATGAGGAAGTAAAAATCAACGACCGTACCTTTATTTTCACAGCGAGAGATGAAGAGGGTAAGATAATAGGCTATGGTGTGATGATTGAAGGAAGTGGTTTTCAGGGACCTATTAAGATAATGGTTGGATTTAATACCGACGCTTCTGAAGTTACAGGTATAGAAATTCTTGAGAACGTCGAGACCCCTGGCCTTGGCAATAGAATAGTTGAGGATTGGTTTAAGAAGCAATTCACAGGCACAACCCCCCCTATTGAAGTTTTGAAAGGTAAGGCGCCAGAAAATAGGTCTCAGATCCAAGCAATAACTGGTGCTACGATATCTTCTAAGTCTGTTGTAAAAATTGTTAATGATGCTGCTCAGATTTTAAAAAATTATATCTCTGGTGGTGGGACTTCCTGTAAAGAAGAGGAGCTCGAAACCAGTTTTTCAAATTGTTTTCCGCATACTCGACTGGAGAAAGTAGAGAATTATTATCTGATCAAAGGTACTGATAAAGAATTGGTTGGGTATGGTGTTATCTCTAAAGCTCTTGGTTACAGCGATACAGTCACCATTTTCCTGGCGGTGGATAAGGATATGAAAAAGATTCTCGGGGTTATCCCCCTGTCAGGGGAAGTGATGTCTGAGAGAACAAGATTTGAGGGATTTTTCAGGAGTCTGAATAACAAAGATTTGCCTCTCCGGTTGAGTGATGTTGACGTGGTAAGTGGTGCTACTGTAACACAGGATGCTGTAGTTTCTGCTGTAAACAAAGGTTTTGAAATTTTAAAAAAGGAGATTAGATAA